The window GATTCAAATATTGTTTTTGAAGAACAGGTTTCTTCTATTGAAGAAATAACAGATGTTATAGAAAAATTAAATCAGTCGGCATCAGTACTTAAGGGTATGGCGTCAAAAATCTAATAGAATTAGCATATAATATAAAGTAAAACTTGATTGAGATGGAGTTTTAGAACTCTTAGATTTTGGGTAAATTCAAATTTAAGTAGGAGATGAGGGGTATGAAAATTACAACAATAATAGAAAATTCTTTGGGTGATAAGGACGAACTGTATAATGAACATGGACTGTCTTTTTTTATAGAAACGCCAAAGTGTAATATTCTATTTGATACAGGAAAAACAGGAGATTTTATTGAAAATGCAAAAGCCTTACAGGTTGATTTAAATAAAGTAGATTATTTGCTACTTAGTCACGCTCATTATGATCATTGTGGAGGAGTTAGAAAATTTTTAGACACTTTTAATGTTAATCCAAAAATGTATATAGGCGATAAATTCTTTGTAAATAGCGATAAATACCATTATTCAGATGGAAAGCAGAAACTAGATTTTACATCTGCTAGTTCAGAATATAGATATATAGGAATTGATTTTGATGAATCTTTTATAAAAAATAAAAAAATAGATATTAACTATATAAATAATGATATGGTAGAGCTTAGTGAAAATATATATGTATTTACTAATTTTGAAAAAAATTATGATTTTGAAAGAAGTAATCCTAATATGAAAATAAAGCGAGGAGAAGAGTACATAATAGATCCTT is drawn from Tepidibacter hydrothermalis and contains these coding sequences:
- a CDS encoding MBL fold metallo-hydrolase gives rise to the protein MKITTIIENSLGDKDELYNEHGLSFFIETPKCNILFDTGKTGDFIENAKALQVDLNKVDYLLLSHAHYDHCGGVRKFLDTFNVNPKMYIGDKFFVNSDKYHYSDGKQKLDFTSASSEYRYIGIDFDESFIKNKKIDINYINNDMVELSENIYVFTNFEKNYDFERSNPNMKIKRGEEYIIDPFDEEIVLALDTEKGLLVLLGCSHPGILNIVDTIAKRTGKNIYGVIGGTHLVEADEDRINKTIEYLKEMDINLIGVSHCTGEKATKMFEKKCENFFVNCTGTVLEV